Proteins encoded by one window of Paroedura picta isolate Pp20150507F chromosome 9, Ppicta_v3.0, whole genome shotgun sequence:
- the LOC143845168 gene encoding leukocyte elastase inhibitor-like translates to MEPLASADGPFTLGLYQNFRVFHPTGNMFYSPVSISTAMAMVFLGAGENSTTQLKRSMLHFDGLEDLHSQFQKLNAQLNKSDAPFILTVANRLYGEKSCTFLQDFLTNLEKLYGAELSTVDFQNAASEARKQINQWVEEQTGGKILDLLPEGTVSEMTRLILVNAIYFNGSWEEPFEVGMTEEMPFQLNKKEKKTVKMMHMSKKLPFRYIPERKLSVLELPYKGKRLSMTVLLPDDIGLEEMEKRLTGEEVQEWTDPRKMSVSDVRVYIPKFKLGETFDLKSYLSGLGLLDVFDSSKADLSGMSIYPELHLSKIVHTSFIEVNERDTEATAATARIPMFSSLCREIIFNINRPFMILLRNIDSDNILILGSVASP, encoded by the exons ATGGAGCCCCTGGCAAGTGCAGATGGGCCTTTCACTCTTGGTCTCTACCAAAACTTCAGGGTATTCCACCCGACAGGCAACATGTTTTACTCCCCAGTCAGCATCTCTACCGCCATGGCCATGGTATTCCTAGGGGCTGGAGAGAACTCAACCACACAACTCAAAAGGTCA ATGCTTCATTTTGATGGTCTTGAGGACCTTCATTCACAATTCCAAAAGCTCAATGCTCAGTTGAACAAAAGTGACGCCCCCTTTATATTGACGGTTGCTAATCGGCTTTATGGGGAGAAGAGCTGCACCTTTCTGCAG GACTTTTTGACGAACCTTGAGAAACTATATGGCGCTGAGTTATCTACCGTGGATTTTCAAAATGCTGCATCTGAAGCCCGCAAGCAGATTAACCAGTGGGTTGAAGAGCAAACTGGAG GTAAAATCCTTGACTTGTTACCTGAAGGCACAGTCAGCGAGATGACCAGACTAATTCTGGTGAATGCTATCTACTTCAATGGCAGCTGGGAAGAGCCATTTGAAGTGGGGATGACCGAGGAGATGCCGTTCCAACTCAATAAG aaagaaaagaagaccGTGAAGATGATGCACATGTCCAAGAAGCTTCCCTTTCGGTACATACCTGAACGCAAATTGAGTGTCCTGGAACTGCCGTACAAGGGGAAAAGACTTAGTATGACTGTCCTGCTGCCTGATGACATTGGCCTGGAAGAG ATGGAGAAGAGGCTCACCGGAGAAGAGGTCCAAGAGTGGACAGACCCAAGAAAGATGTCCGTCAGTGATGTTCGTGTGTACATTCCGAAATTTAAGCTCGGAGAGACCTTCGATCTGAAGTCATATTTATCAGGGTTAGGACTGCTGGATGTCTTTGACAGCTCCAAGGCCGACTTGTCAGGGATGTCGATATATCCTGAGCTCCACTTGTCCAAAATTGTTCACACATCATTTATAGAAGTGAACGAAAGAGATACAGAAGCTACAGCAGCAACTGCTAGAATACCAATGTTTTCCAGTCTGTGTAGGGAAATAATTTTCAATATTAACCGTCCCTTTATGATTTTGCTCCGTAACATAGATTCAGATAATATACTTATCCTCGGAAGTGTTGCTTCTCCATGA
- the LOC143845166 gene encoding leukocyte elastase inhibitor-like, translating to MEELAKRSGRFAINLFRRFVEANPTGNIIISPASISAAFSMLTLGARGNTAAQLAKTLHLDDLEDLHSQSQKLNAELNKSDTPNILKVANRLYGEKSCTFLQDFLMNLEKLYGAELSVVDFQNAASEARKQINQWVEKQTDGKILDLLPEGTVSEMSRLVLVNAVYFNGSWEEPFEVGMTKEMPFQLNKKEKKTVKMMYMSKKLPFRYIPECKLSVLEMPYKGKELSMIVLLPDDIEDNSTGLEQLEKELTAENLQEWTDPRKMSVCDVHVYFPKLKLQGTYDLKSYLPALGVLDVFDSSKADLSGMSRYPELHLSKIVHTSFIEVNEGGTEAAAATARIPMLSSLPRETVLTFEQAFLLFLYDMKTENILSIARVASP from the exons ATGGAAGAGCTGGCAAAGAGAAGTGGGCGTTTTGCCATCAATCTGTTCCGCAGGTTCGTGGAAGCCAACCCAACAGGCAACATCATTATTTCCCCGGCCAGCATCTCTGCCGCCTTTTCCATGCTCACCCTAGGGGCCAGAGGAAACACAGCTGCACAACTTGCCAAG acGCTTCATTTAGATGATCTTGAGGACCTTCATTCACAGTCCCAAAAGCTCAATGCTGAGTTGAACAAAAGTGACACCCCCAATATATTGAAGGTTGCTAATCGGCTCTACGGGGAGAAGAGCTGCACCTTTCTGCAG GACTTTTTGATGAATCTTGAGAAACTATATGGAGCTGAGTTATCTGTCGTGGATTTTCAAAATGCTGCATCTGAAGCCCGCAAGCAGattaaccagtgggttgaaaAGCAAACTGATG GTAAAATCCTTGACTTGTTACCTGAAGGCACGGTCAGTGAGATGAGCAGACTTGTTCTGGTGAATGCCGTCTACTTCAACGGCAGCTGGGAGGAGCCATTTGAAGTGGGGATGACCAAGGAAATGCCGTTCCAACTCAATAAG aaggaaaagaagaccgTGAAGATGATGTACATGTCCAAGAAGCTTCCTTTTCGGTACATCCCTGAATGCAAATTGAGCGTCCTGGAAATGCCGTACAAGGGGAAAGAACTTAGTATGATTGTCCTGCTGCCAGACGACATTGAAGATAACTCCACTGGCCTGGAACAG CTGGAGAAGGAGCTCACTGCAGAAAACCTCCAAGAGTGGACAGACCCAAGAAAGATGTCCGTCTGTGATGTTCACGTGTACTTTCCGAAACTTAAGCTCCAAGGGACTTACGATCTGAAGTCATATTTACCAGCCTTAGGAGTGCTGGATGTCTTTGACAGCTCCAAGGCCGACTTGTCAGGGATGTCAAGATATCCTGAGCTCCACTTGTCCAAAATTGTTCACACATCATTTATAGAAGTGAACGAAGGAGGTACAGAAGCTGCAGCAGCAACTGCTAGAATACCAATGCTTTCCAGTCTGCCTAGGGAAACAGTTTTGACATTTGagcaagcctttctgctttttctctatgatatgaaaacagaaaacataCTTTCCATCGCAAGAGTTGCTTCTCCATGA